Below is a window of Mucilaginibacter sp. PAMC 26640 DNA.
CCGGAATACAATCCAACTCACAATCCAACTCACAATCCAAACGAAACTCCTGAAGAGCGCCAGTCTGAAAACGAAGGATCTGGTTATCACCCGCAAACCGAGCAAGAGCAGCAACAGGAAGGTAATGATGCATCATATAGCGAAAGCACCGATGTGACGCCGCCAAATCAGCACGAGTTCCCTTCGGAAGGTGTGGCAACCAAAACTAACTTTGAAAGCCGTCCGCACGGTCGTACAACCGGCAGGATGTTAGGCCATGAGCCAGGTACAGAGGGGATATAAAGGAAAGCCCCCCCCGCCCCCTGAAGGGGGAGCCGAACATGAAATTTCATAAAAAAGGCGTTCCGAGAACTCGGAACGCCTTTTTTTATGTTTGTGAAGCCAATCAAAGGCTCCCCCTTCAGGGGGCGGGGGGGGCTGGCACCGGCGCTAACATCTTTAAAAAGCTCGCCAGTTTTTCCTTCATTTCCCTTCTGTCAACTATGAAATCTAAGAAACCATGTTCCTGCACAAATTCTGCAGTTTGGAATCCCTTTGGCAAATCTTTCTTAATCGTTTCTTTAATAACGCGGGGACCGGCAAAGCCGATAAGAGAGCCGGGCTCTGCAATATTAATATCGCCCAGCATAGCGTAGGATGCTGTTACTCCACCCGTTGTCGGATCAGTTAGCAGAGATATGTATGGCACCTTTGCCTGGCTTAGTAAAGCCAATTTAGCTGATGTCTTGGCCATCTGCATTAAAGAAAATGCGGCCTCCATCATCCTGGCACCGCCAGATTTAGAGATCATCAGGAAAGGAACCTTGTTTGCAATGCTATAATCTATTGAACGGGCTATTTTTTCACCAACCACCGAACCCATAGATCCGCCGATGAAATTAAAGTCCATACAAGCAATAACGACATCCTGTCCATTCATTTTACCAACGCCGGCCCGGATAGCATCTGTTAAACCTGTTTTCTTTTTGGTTTCTACCAGCCGGTCGGTATATTTCTTGGTGTCGGTAAAGTTTAACGGATCGCCCGAACTAAGGTCGCTGAACAACTCCGCAAATTGATTATCATCAAACAAAACTGAGAAGTATTCTTTGGAGCCAATGCGGATATGAAAACCGCAATAATGGCAAACGTATTGGTTTTCAACCTGTTCTGAGTAGTGTAAAGGTTTCTTACAATTGGGGCACTTGTTCCAGATGCCATCGGGGGCTTCCTTCTTCTCCTCAGTAGTCGTAATTATCCCTTTGATTTCTCGCTTAAACCACGCCATATCTATTTCTATGTCTTTCAAGTAATGCAAAGAAACGAAATATTTTAGATTTGAAACGTTAGATATGAGATTTGAGCCGATATAACCCCTGGTTGGGCAAAAAAAGCGCTAAAAAAAAACTGATATTTTTAAAAAACTCACATCTCTTATCTCAAATCTCATATCTAAATTATAACTTCGGCTCCCAAACAATAAGTTAATGAGTTTAAAAGATTATAAAGGTGTTCTGCATGGCGATCAGGTGCAGGAACTATTTGAAGCAGCTAAAGTGCACCAGTTTGCATTACCTGCGGTAAACGTTATTGGTACCAATACCATCAACGCAGTTATGGAAACAGCAAAGGCTGTTAACTCTCCTGTAATTATCCAGTTATCAAACGGCGGCGCGCAGTTTTATGCTGGTAAAACTTTAGATAACTCTAAGCTGCAGGCCTGTATCCTTGGTGGTGTATCTGCCGCTAAGCACGTGCATTTACTGGCTGAGCATTACGGTGTTGCGGTTATATTACATACCGACCATGCTGCAAAAAAATTATTGCCTTGGATTGACGGTTTGTTAGAGCATGGTGAAAAATTCTTTGCTGAAACCGGCAAGCCTTTGTTTTCATCGCATATGCTGGATCTTTCTGAAGAATCTATAGAAGAAAATATCGAAATCTCGGCGAAGTATCTGGCCCGCATGGCCAAAATGGGTATGACTATAGAGATTGAACTTGGTGTTACAGGCGGCGAAGAAGACGGTGTAGATAACTCTGATGTGGATAGCTCACGCTTATACACCCAGCCGGAAGAAGTTGCTTATGCTTACGAAGAACTTTCTAAAGTTAGCCCACGCTTTACAATTGCTGCTGCATTTGGAAACGTACACGGCGTTTACAAACCGGGCAACGTTAAATTACAACCGGTTATCTTGCATAACTCACAGGTGTATTTAAAAGAGAAACACAGCCTTACTGCCGAGAAACCGATCAACTTTGTTTTCCATGGCGGTTCGGGTTCTAGCCAGGAAGAAATTCGCGAGGCGATCTCTTACGGTGCAATAAAAATGAACATCGATACCGATATGCAGTTTGCATTTTGGGAAGGGATAAAAGATTACTACCAATCTAAAGAGGGTTATTTGCAGACACAAATCGGTAGCCCTGATGGTGAGGATTCTCCGAACAAAAAATATTACGATCCGCGCGTTTGGTTACGCAAAGCTGAGGAAAGTTTTGTAAAACGTTTAACTGTAGCTTTTGGCGATTTAAATTGTATCGACGCTACCAGCAAGATCTAAGTTAAAGAGCATATAGGAATAAAAAGCGCCAGTGTTAATAACATTGGCGCTTTTTTTAGGTTATAGATAAAAATTATACGGGAACATGGCAAAGAAAAACGATAAAAACCTTTTTGAAAAATTCGCAAACTGGGCAACCATGGCAACAGGAAGCTCTGCTGCTTTTATAATTGCCATGCTAACGATTGTTATTTGGCTGATTACCGGCCCGATTTTTAAATATTCCGACACTTGGCAACTGATCATTAACACAGGCACCACTATTGTCACTTTCCTGATGGTGTTCCTCATCCAAAAGTCGCAAAATAAGGATTCTAAAGCCATTCACTTAAAATTGAACG
It encodes the following:
- a CDS encoding class II fructose-bisphosphate aldolase (catalyzes the formation of glycerone phosphate and glyceraldehyde 3-phosphate from fructose 1,6, bisphosphate), with protein sequence MSLKDYKGVLHGDQVQELFEAAKVHQFALPAVNVIGTNTINAVMETAKAVNSPVIIQLSNGGAQFYAGKTLDNSKLQACILGGVSAAKHVHLLAEHYGVAVILHTDHAAKKLLPWIDGLLEHGEKFFAETGKPLFSSHMLDLSEESIEENIEISAKYLARMAKMGMTIEIELGVTGGEEDGVDNSDVDSSRLYTQPEEVAYAYEELSKVSPRFTIAAAFGNVHGVYKPGNVKLQPVILHNSQVYLKEKHSLTAEKPINFVFHGGSGSSQEEIREAISYGAIKMNIDTDMQFAFWEGIKDYYQSKEGYLQTQIGSPDGEDSPNKKYYDPRVWLRKAEESFVKRLTVAFGDLNCIDATSKI
- a CDS encoding acetyl-CoA carboxylase subunit beta, which produces MAWFKREIKGIITTTEEKKEAPDGIWNKCPNCKKPLHYSEQVENQYVCHYCGFHIRIGSKEYFSVLFDDNQFAELFSDLSSGDPLNFTDTKKYTDRLVETKKKTGLTDAIRAGVGKMNGQDVVIACMDFNFIGGSMGSVVGEKIARSIDYSIANKVPFLMISKSGGARMMEAAFSLMQMAKTSAKLALLSQAKVPYISLLTDPTTGGVTASYAMLGDINIAEPGSLIGFAGPRVIKETIKKDLPKGFQTAEFVQEHGFLDFIVDRREMKEKLASFLKMLAPVPAPPAP